A stretch of Aedes aegypti strain LVP_AGWG chromosome 2, AaegL5.0 Primary Assembly, whole genome shotgun sequence DNA encodes these proteins:
- the LOC5564509 gene encoding ATP-citrate synthase isoform X2 — MSAKAIREATGKDIINRHLVGDHGAAKCRFASVDETTQWTQLVADHPWLETTPLVVKPDQLIKRRGKLGLIAVNKNFTQVKQWVDERMGKDQKVGNATGKLRNFIIEPFVPHKDNEEAYVCIYSHRTADTILFYHQGGVDIGDVDSKALKLDVPVGQDVTLESIEKVLLTEVAAAKKKRVASFIYNLYKLYVDLYFTYLEINPLVVTESSIYILDLAAKIDATADFVCRPKWGEIDYPPPFGRDAYPEEAYIADLDAKSGASLKLTILNRNGRIWTMVAGGGASVIYSDTICDLGGASELANYGEYSGAPSEQQTYEYAKTILSLMTSSPKHPQGKVLITGGGIANFTNVAATFSGIITALREFQQKLIEHNVSIFVRRAGPNYQEGLRKMREIGSTLGIPLFVFGPETHMTAICGMALGTKAIPKSCNVHFATANFLLPGGQQAADAAKKSSAASNDAVNASTSSTVTTPSATQSAAAATSSSTINNGTTVSSRPIKSSGTAVKYSQVEIGSGEYQRMFTNRTKALVWGMQTRAVQSMLDFDFICRREEPSVVAMVYPFTGYHKQKFYWGHKEVLIPVYSKMSEAINKHKEADVLVNFASLRSAYESSMEVLDYPQIRTIAIIAEGIPENLTRKLNMAAREKNVSIIGPATVGGVKPGCFKIGNTGGMLDNILHSKLYRPGSVAYVSRSGGMSNELNNIISLTTNGVFEGVAIGGDRYPGTTFMDHILRYQADPDAKMIVLLGEVGGVEEYEVCEALQDGRITKPLVAWCIGTCAGMFTSEVQFGHAGSCANSDRETATAKNKALAAAGAHVPDSFDNLGDLVGSVYADLVKSGVIVPAEEVPPPTVPMDYSWARELGLIRKPASFMTSICDERGQELLYAGMPISDVLQKNVGIGGVVSLLWFQRCLPPYVCKFFEMCLMVTADHGPAVSGAHNTIVCARAGKDLVSSVVSGLLTIGDRFGGALDGAAKQFSEAYDSNLHPMEFVNSMRKKGQLIMGIGHRVKSINNPDIRVKIIKEFVMENFPAKPLLEYALEVEKITTSKKPNLILNVDGVIATCFVDMLRNCGSFTSEEAQEYINIGAINSLFVLGRSVGFIGHYMDQKRLKQGLYRHPWDDISYVLPEQYN, encoded by the exons ATGTCCGCAAAAGCAATTCGCGAAGCCACCGGTAAGGATATCATCAACCGACACCTCGTGGGAGATCATGGCGCTGCCAAGTGTCGATTCGCATCCGTTGACGAGACCACACAATGGACCCAGCTTGTTGCCGATCACCCCTGGCTGGAAACTACC CCCCTTGTTGTAAAGCCGGATCAGTTGATCAAGCGACGAGGTAAACTGGGACTGATTGCCGTCAACAAGAACTTCACCCAGGTCAAACAATGGGTCGACGAGCGCATGGGCAAAGACCAGAAGGTGGGCAACGCCACCGGCAAACTGCGAAACTTCATCATCGAACCGTTTGTCCCACATAAAGAT AACGAAGAAGCATACGTCTGTATTTACTCTCACCGAACGGCAGACACTATTCTGTTCTACCATCAGGGAGGTGTCGATATCGGAGATGTAGACTCGAAAGCACTGAAACTAGATGTACCTGTTGGACAAGATGTTACCCTGGAGAGCATCGAAAAAGTGCTACTCACCGAAGTAGCAGCCGCTAAAAAGAA GCGAGTCGCCAGTTTTATCTATAATTTGTACAAACTTTATGTAGACTTGTACTTTACCTATCTGGAAATTAACCCCTTGGTCGTGACAGAGAGCTCCATCTACATTCTGGATCTGGCAGCCAAGATCGATGCCACCGCCGATTTCGTGTGCCGTCCCAAGTGGGGAGAGATTGACTACCCGCCGCCATTCGGACGTGATGCCTATCCGGAAGAGGCCTACATTGCCGATCTGGACGCAAAGAGCGGTGCTTCGCTGAAGCTCACCATCCTGAACCGAAATGGCCGGATATGGACGATGGTGGCCGGTGGTGGTGCTAGTGTTATTTATTCCGATACCATTTGTGATTTGGGTGGCGCCTCCGAACTGGCCAACTACGGCGAATACAGTGGGGCTCCATCCGAGCAGCAGACCTACGAGTATGCCAAGACTATTCTTAGCCTGATGACTAGCAGCCCAAAGCACCCACAGGGCAAGGTGCTCATCACCGGTGGAGGTATTGCCAACTTTACCAACGTGGCAGCTACCTTCAGCGGTATCATTACGGCTCTGCGAGAATTCCAGCAGAAGCTCATCGAGCACAATGTTTCCATTTTCGTTCGACGTGCCGGTCCCAACTATCAGGAAGGTTTGAGGAAAATGCGCGAAATCGGCAGCACGTTGG GAATCCCTCTGTTCGTGTTTGGTCCGGAAACCCACATGACTGCCATCTGCGGTATGGCCCTTGGTACCAAGGCAATCCCAAAGAGTTGTAACGTTCACTTCGCCACGGCCAACTTCCTGCTCCCCGGCGGACAACAGGCTGCCGATGCCGCCAAGAAGTCCTCCGCCGCTAGCAACGATGCCGTCAACG CATCAACATCATCAACAGTTACTACACCTAGTGCAACACAATCGGCGGCTGCAGCGACCAGCAGCAGCACCATCAACAACGGCACAACGGTCAGCAGCCGACCAATCAAGAGCA GTGGAACCGCAGTCAAGTACTCCCAGGTAGAGATCGGCTCCGGCGAGTACCAACGGATGTTCACCAACCGTACCAAGGCGCTGGTATGGGGCATGCAGACTCGTGCCGTCCAATCCATGTTGGACTTTGACTTCATCTGTCG ACGCGAAGAACCGTCCGTGGTAGCCATGGTGTACCCCTTCACCGGGTACCACAAACAGAAGTTCTACTGGGGACACAAGGAAGTGCTGATCCCGGTGTACTCCAAGATGTCCGAGGCCATCAACAAGCACAAGGAAGCCGACGTGCTGGTGAACTTCGCTTCACTCCGATCGGCCTACGAAAGTTCGATGGAAGTGCTGGACTATCCGCAGATCCGCACGATTGCCATCATTGCCGAAGGTATTCCGGAGAATCTTACCCGCAAGCTGAACATGGCCGCTCGGGAGAAGAACGTATCCATCATTGGGCCGGCCACCGTCGGTGGGGTCAAGCCCGGATGCTTCAAGATCGGTAACACCGGTGGCATGTTGGACAACATCCTGCACTCGAAACTGTACCGTCCAGGCAGTGTAGCTTACGTATCCCGTTCCGGCGGTATGTCGAACGAGCTGAACAATATCATTTCGTTGACGACGAACGGCGTGTTCGAGGGTGTGGCCATTGGAGGAGATCGTTACCCTGGAACCACCTTCATGGACCATATTTTGCGATACCAGGCCGATCCTGACGCCAAGATGATCGTACTTCTTGGTGAAGTAGGTGGCGTTGAGGAATATGAAGTATGTGAAGCTCTCCAGGACGGAAGAATTACGAAGCCTTTGGTGGCATGGTGCATTGGAACTTGCGCTGGTATGTTCACGTCTGAGGTTCAATTCGGCCATGCCGGATCGTGTGCCAATTCTGATCGTGAAACCGCGACCGCCAAGAACAAGGCATTAGCTGCCGCCGGAGCTCACGTTCCAGATTCGTTCGACAACCTTGGTGATCTGGTAGGATCTGTGTATGCCGACTTGGTCAAGAGTGGAGTGATCGTTCCGGCGGAAGAAGTCCCACCGCCAACCGTACCCATGGATTACTCGTGGGCCCGCGAGTTGGGACTGATCCGTAAGCCGGCCTCCTTCATGACTTCGATCTGTGACGAGCGAGGACAAGAACTGCTGTACGCTGGCATGCCAATCAGCGATGTCCTGCAGAAGAATGTCGGTATTGGTGGCGTTGTCTCACTGTTGTGGTTCCAACGCTGCTTGCCACCGTACGTTTGCAAGTTCTTCGAAATGTGTCTGATGGTCACGGCTGACCATGGACCGGCCGTATCGGGAGCTCACAATACTATTGTGTGCGCTCGTGCCGGAAAGGATCTCGTCTCGTCGGTGGTCAGCGGATTGTTGACGATT GGTGATCGATTCGGTGGTGCTTTGGATGGTGCAGCCAAACAGTTCTCTGAAGCCTATGATTCCAACCTGCACCCTATGGAATTCGTGAACTCCATGAGAAAGAAG GGTCAACTGATCATGGGCATTGGACACCGTGTGAAGTCAATCAACAACCCGGACATCCGAGTCAAGATCATCAAAGAGTTCGTCATGGAGAACTTCCCAGCCAAGCCCTTGCTCGAGTATGCTCTGGAGGTGGAGAAAATCACAACCAGCAAGAAGCCGAACTTGATTCTAAACGTTGACGGTGTGATTGCTACCTGCTTCGTCGATATGCTGCGAAACTGCGGATCCTTCACCAG CGAGGAAGCTCAGGAGTACATTAACATCGGTGCTATCAACTCGCTGTTCGTGTTGGGTCGCAGCGTCGGTTTCATCGGTCACTACATGGATCAGAAGCGCCTGAAGCAGGGTCTGTACCGCCACCCATGGGACGACATCTCCTACGTGCTTCCGGAGCAGTACAACTAA
- the LOC5564509 gene encoding ATP-citrate synthase isoform X3: MSAKAIREATGKDIINRHLVGDHGAAKCRFASVDETTQWTQLVADHPWLETTPLVVKPDQLIKRRGKLGLIAVNKNFTQVKQWVDERMGKDQKVGNATGKLRNFIIEPFVPHKDNEEAYVCIYSHRTADTILFYHQGGVDIGDVDSKALKLDVPVGQDVTLESIEKVLLTEVAAAKKKRVASFIYNLYKLYVDLYFTYLEINPLVVTESSIYILDLAAKIDATADFVCRPKWGEIDYPPPFGRDAYPEEAYIADLDAKSGASLKLTILNRNGRIWTMVAGGGASVIYSDTICDLGGASELANYGEYSGAPSEQQTYEYAKTILSLMTSSPKHPQGKVLITGGGIANFTNVAATFSGIITALREFQQKLIEHNVSIFVRRAGPNYQEGLRKMREIGSTLGIPLFVFGPETHMTAICGMALGTKAIPKSCNVHFATANFLLPGGQQAADAAKKSSAASNDAVNGGTAVKYSQVEIGSGEYQRMFTNRTKALVWGMQTRAVQSMLDFDFICRREEPSVVAMVYPFTGYHKQKFYWGHKEVLIPVYSKMSEAINKHKEADVLVNFASLRSAYESSMEVLDYPQIRTIAIIAEGIPENLTRKLNMAAREKNVSIIGPATVGGVKPGCFKIGNTGGMLDNILHSKLYRPGSVAYVSRSGGMSNELNNIISLTTNGVFEGVAIGGDRYPGTTFMDHILRYQADPDAKMIVLLGEVGGVEEYEVCEALQDGRITKPLVAWCIGTCAGMFTSEVQFGHAGSCANSDRETATAKNKALAAAGAHVPDSFDNLGDLVGSVYADLVKSGVIVPAEEVPPPTVPMDYSWARELGLIRKPASFMTSICDERGQELLYAGMPISDVLQKNVGIGGVVSLLWFQRCLPPYVCKFFEMCLMVTADHGPAVSGAHNTIVCARAGKDLVSSVVSGLLTIGDRFGGALDGAAKQFSEAYDSNLHPMEFVNSMRKKGQLIMGIGHRVKSINNPDIRVKIIKEFVMENFPAKPLLEYALEVEKITTSKKPNLILNVDGVIATCFVDMLRNCGSFTSEEAQEYINIGAINSLFVLGRSVGFIGHYMDQKRLKQGLYRHPWDDISYVLPEQYN, from the exons ATGTCCGCAAAAGCAATTCGCGAAGCCACCGGTAAGGATATCATCAACCGACACCTCGTGGGAGATCATGGCGCTGCCAAGTGTCGATTCGCATCCGTTGACGAGACCACACAATGGACCCAGCTTGTTGCCGATCACCCCTGGCTGGAAACTACC CCCCTTGTTGTAAAGCCGGATCAGTTGATCAAGCGACGAGGTAAACTGGGACTGATTGCCGTCAACAAGAACTTCACCCAGGTCAAACAATGGGTCGACGAGCGCATGGGCAAAGACCAGAAGGTGGGCAACGCCACCGGCAAACTGCGAAACTTCATCATCGAACCGTTTGTCCCACATAAAGAT AACGAAGAAGCATACGTCTGTATTTACTCTCACCGAACGGCAGACACTATTCTGTTCTACCATCAGGGAGGTGTCGATATCGGAGATGTAGACTCGAAAGCACTGAAACTAGATGTACCTGTTGGACAAGATGTTACCCTGGAGAGCATCGAAAAAGTGCTACTCACCGAAGTAGCAGCCGCTAAAAAGAA GCGAGTCGCCAGTTTTATCTATAATTTGTACAAACTTTATGTAGACTTGTACTTTACCTATCTGGAAATTAACCCCTTGGTCGTGACAGAGAGCTCCATCTACATTCTGGATCTGGCAGCCAAGATCGATGCCACCGCCGATTTCGTGTGCCGTCCCAAGTGGGGAGAGATTGACTACCCGCCGCCATTCGGACGTGATGCCTATCCGGAAGAGGCCTACATTGCCGATCTGGACGCAAAGAGCGGTGCTTCGCTGAAGCTCACCATCCTGAACCGAAATGGCCGGATATGGACGATGGTGGCCGGTGGTGGTGCTAGTGTTATTTATTCCGATACCATTTGTGATTTGGGTGGCGCCTCCGAACTGGCCAACTACGGCGAATACAGTGGGGCTCCATCCGAGCAGCAGACCTACGAGTATGCCAAGACTATTCTTAGCCTGATGACTAGCAGCCCAAAGCACCCACAGGGCAAGGTGCTCATCACCGGTGGAGGTATTGCCAACTTTACCAACGTGGCAGCTACCTTCAGCGGTATCATTACGGCTCTGCGAGAATTCCAGCAGAAGCTCATCGAGCACAATGTTTCCATTTTCGTTCGACGTGCCGGTCCCAACTATCAGGAAGGTTTGAGGAAAATGCGCGAAATCGGCAGCACGTTGG GAATCCCTCTGTTCGTGTTTGGTCCGGAAACCCACATGACTGCCATCTGCGGTATGGCCCTTGGTACCAAGGCAATCCCAAAGAGTTGTAACGTTCACTTCGCCACGGCCAACTTCCTGCTCCCCGGCGGACAACAGGCTGCCGATGCCGCCAAGAAGTCCTCCGCCGCTAGCAACGATGCCGTCAACG GTGGAACCGCAGTCAAGTACTCCCAGGTAGAGATCGGCTCCGGCGAGTACCAACGGATGTTCACCAACCGTACCAAGGCGCTGGTATGGGGCATGCAGACTCGTGCCGTCCAATCCATGTTGGACTTTGACTTCATCTGTCG ACGCGAAGAACCGTCCGTGGTAGCCATGGTGTACCCCTTCACCGGGTACCACAAACAGAAGTTCTACTGGGGACACAAGGAAGTGCTGATCCCGGTGTACTCCAAGATGTCCGAGGCCATCAACAAGCACAAGGAAGCCGACGTGCTGGTGAACTTCGCTTCACTCCGATCGGCCTACGAAAGTTCGATGGAAGTGCTGGACTATCCGCAGATCCGCACGATTGCCATCATTGCCGAAGGTATTCCGGAGAATCTTACCCGCAAGCTGAACATGGCCGCTCGGGAGAAGAACGTATCCATCATTGGGCCGGCCACCGTCGGTGGGGTCAAGCCCGGATGCTTCAAGATCGGTAACACCGGTGGCATGTTGGACAACATCCTGCACTCGAAACTGTACCGTCCAGGCAGTGTAGCTTACGTATCCCGTTCCGGCGGTATGTCGAACGAGCTGAACAATATCATTTCGTTGACGACGAACGGCGTGTTCGAGGGTGTGGCCATTGGAGGAGATCGTTACCCTGGAACCACCTTCATGGACCATATTTTGCGATACCAGGCCGATCCTGACGCCAAGATGATCGTACTTCTTGGTGAAGTAGGTGGCGTTGAGGAATATGAAGTATGTGAAGCTCTCCAGGACGGAAGAATTACGAAGCCTTTGGTGGCATGGTGCATTGGAACTTGCGCTGGTATGTTCACGTCTGAGGTTCAATTCGGCCATGCCGGATCGTGTGCCAATTCTGATCGTGAAACCGCGACCGCCAAGAACAAGGCATTAGCTGCCGCCGGAGCTCACGTTCCAGATTCGTTCGACAACCTTGGTGATCTGGTAGGATCTGTGTATGCCGACTTGGTCAAGAGTGGAGTGATCGTTCCGGCGGAAGAAGTCCCACCGCCAACCGTACCCATGGATTACTCGTGGGCCCGCGAGTTGGGACTGATCCGTAAGCCGGCCTCCTTCATGACTTCGATCTGTGACGAGCGAGGACAAGAACTGCTGTACGCTGGCATGCCAATCAGCGATGTCCTGCAGAAGAATGTCGGTATTGGTGGCGTTGTCTCACTGTTGTGGTTCCAACGCTGCTTGCCACCGTACGTTTGCAAGTTCTTCGAAATGTGTCTGATGGTCACGGCTGACCATGGACCGGCCGTATCGGGAGCTCACAATACTATTGTGTGCGCTCGTGCCGGAAAGGATCTCGTCTCGTCGGTGGTCAGCGGATTGTTGACGATT GGTGATCGATTCGGTGGTGCTTTGGATGGTGCAGCCAAACAGTTCTCTGAAGCCTATGATTCCAACCTGCACCCTATGGAATTCGTGAACTCCATGAGAAAGAAG GGTCAACTGATCATGGGCATTGGACACCGTGTGAAGTCAATCAACAACCCGGACATCCGAGTCAAGATCATCAAAGAGTTCGTCATGGAGAACTTCCCAGCCAAGCCCTTGCTCGAGTATGCTCTGGAGGTGGAGAAAATCACAACCAGCAAGAAGCCGAACTTGATTCTAAACGTTGACGGTGTGATTGCTACCTGCTTCGTCGATATGCTGCGAAACTGCGGATCCTTCACCAG CGAGGAAGCTCAGGAGTACATTAACATCGGTGCTATCAACTCGCTGTTCGTGTTGGGTCGCAGCGTCGGTTTCATCGGTCACTACATGGATCAGAAGCGCCTGAAGCAGGGTCTGTACCGCCACCCATGGGACGACATCTCCTACGTGCTTCCGGAGCAGTACAACTAA
- the LOC5564509 gene encoding ATP-citrate synthase isoform X1, protein MSAKAIREATGKDIINRHLVGDHGAAKCRFASVDETTQWTQLVADHPWLETTPLVVKPDQLIKRRGKLGLIAVNKNFTQVKQWVDERMGKDQKVGNATGKLRNFIIEPFVPHKDNEEAYVCIYSHRTADTILFYHQGGVDIGDVDSKALKLDVPVGQDVTLESIEKVLLTEVAAAKKKRVASFIYNLYKLYVDLYFTYLEINPLVVTESSIYILDLAAKIDATADFVCRPKWGEIDYPPPFGRDAYPEEAYIADLDAKSGASLKLTILNRNGRIWTMVAGGGASVIYSDTICDLGGASELANYGEYSGAPSEQQTYEYAKTILSLMTSSPKHPQGKVLITGGGIANFTNVAATFSGIITALREFQQKLIEHNVSIFVRRAGPNYQEGLRKMREIGSTLGIPLFVFGPETHMTAICGMALGTKAIPKSCNVHFATANFLLPGGQQAADAAKKSSAASNDAVNVTGTIARLGVARLLSKIFYGSSGSETASTSSTVTTPSATQSAAAATSSSTINNGTTVSSRPIKSSGTAVKYSQVEIGSGEYQRMFTNRTKALVWGMQTRAVQSMLDFDFICRREEPSVVAMVYPFTGYHKQKFYWGHKEVLIPVYSKMSEAINKHKEADVLVNFASLRSAYESSMEVLDYPQIRTIAIIAEGIPENLTRKLNMAAREKNVSIIGPATVGGVKPGCFKIGNTGGMLDNILHSKLYRPGSVAYVSRSGGMSNELNNIISLTTNGVFEGVAIGGDRYPGTTFMDHILRYQADPDAKMIVLLGEVGGVEEYEVCEALQDGRITKPLVAWCIGTCAGMFTSEVQFGHAGSCANSDRETATAKNKALAAAGAHVPDSFDNLGDLVGSVYADLVKSGVIVPAEEVPPPTVPMDYSWARELGLIRKPASFMTSICDERGQELLYAGMPISDVLQKNVGIGGVVSLLWFQRCLPPYVCKFFEMCLMVTADHGPAVSGAHNTIVCARAGKDLVSSVVSGLLTIGDRFGGALDGAAKQFSEAYDSNLHPMEFVNSMRKKGQLIMGIGHRVKSINNPDIRVKIIKEFVMENFPAKPLLEYALEVEKITTSKKPNLILNVDGVIATCFVDMLRNCGSFTSEEAQEYINIGAINSLFVLGRSVGFIGHYMDQKRLKQGLYRHPWDDISYVLPEQYN, encoded by the exons ATGTCCGCAAAAGCAATTCGCGAAGCCACCGGTAAGGATATCATCAACCGACACCTCGTGGGAGATCATGGCGCTGCCAAGTGTCGATTCGCATCCGTTGACGAGACCACACAATGGACCCAGCTTGTTGCCGATCACCCCTGGCTGGAAACTACC CCCCTTGTTGTAAAGCCGGATCAGTTGATCAAGCGACGAGGTAAACTGGGACTGATTGCCGTCAACAAGAACTTCACCCAGGTCAAACAATGGGTCGACGAGCGCATGGGCAAAGACCAGAAGGTGGGCAACGCCACCGGCAAACTGCGAAACTTCATCATCGAACCGTTTGTCCCACATAAAGAT AACGAAGAAGCATACGTCTGTATTTACTCTCACCGAACGGCAGACACTATTCTGTTCTACCATCAGGGAGGTGTCGATATCGGAGATGTAGACTCGAAAGCACTGAAACTAGATGTACCTGTTGGACAAGATGTTACCCTGGAGAGCATCGAAAAAGTGCTACTCACCGAAGTAGCAGCCGCTAAAAAGAA GCGAGTCGCCAGTTTTATCTATAATTTGTACAAACTTTATGTAGACTTGTACTTTACCTATCTGGAAATTAACCCCTTGGTCGTGACAGAGAGCTCCATCTACATTCTGGATCTGGCAGCCAAGATCGATGCCACCGCCGATTTCGTGTGCCGTCCCAAGTGGGGAGAGATTGACTACCCGCCGCCATTCGGACGTGATGCCTATCCGGAAGAGGCCTACATTGCCGATCTGGACGCAAAGAGCGGTGCTTCGCTGAAGCTCACCATCCTGAACCGAAATGGCCGGATATGGACGATGGTGGCCGGTGGTGGTGCTAGTGTTATTTATTCCGATACCATTTGTGATTTGGGTGGCGCCTCCGAACTGGCCAACTACGGCGAATACAGTGGGGCTCCATCCGAGCAGCAGACCTACGAGTATGCCAAGACTATTCTTAGCCTGATGACTAGCAGCCCAAAGCACCCACAGGGCAAGGTGCTCATCACCGGTGGAGGTATTGCCAACTTTACCAACGTGGCAGCTACCTTCAGCGGTATCATTACGGCTCTGCGAGAATTCCAGCAGAAGCTCATCGAGCACAATGTTTCCATTTTCGTTCGACGTGCCGGTCCCAACTATCAGGAAGGTTTGAGGAAAATGCGCGAAATCGGCAGCACGTTGG GAATCCCTCTGTTCGTGTTTGGTCCGGAAACCCACATGACTGCCATCTGCGGTATGGCCCTTGGTACCAAGGCAATCCCAAAGAGTTGTAACGTTCACTTCGCCACGGCCAACTTCCTGCTCCCCGGCGGACAACAGGCTGCCGATGCCGCCAAGAAGTCCTCCGCCGCTAGCAACGATGCCGTCAACG TTACAGGTACTATAGCACGATTAGGGGTAGCAAGATTGCTTTCGAAAATTTTCTACGGTAGTTCTGGCAGTGAAACAG CATCAACATCATCAACAGTTACTACACCTAGTGCAACACAATCGGCGGCTGCAGCGACCAGCAGCAGCACCATCAACAACGGCACAACGGTCAGCAGCCGACCAATCAAGAGCA GTGGAACCGCAGTCAAGTACTCCCAGGTAGAGATCGGCTCCGGCGAGTACCAACGGATGTTCACCAACCGTACCAAGGCGCTGGTATGGGGCATGCAGACTCGTGCCGTCCAATCCATGTTGGACTTTGACTTCATCTGTCG ACGCGAAGAACCGTCCGTGGTAGCCATGGTGTACCCCTTCACCGGGTACCACAAACAGAAGTTCTACTGGGGACACAAGGAAGTGCTGATCCCGGTGTACTCCAAGATGTCCGAGGCCATCAACAAGCACAAGGAAGCCGACGTGCTGGTGAACTTCGCTTCACTCCGATCGGCCTACGAAAGTTCGATGGAAGTGCTGGACTATCCGCAGATCCGCACGATTGCCATCATTGCCGAAGGTATTCCGGAGAATCTTACCCGCAAGCTGAACATGGCCGCTCGGGAGAAGAACGTATCCATCATTGGGCCGGCCACCGTCGGTGGGGTCAAGCCCGGATGCTTCAAGATCGGTAACACCGGTGGCATGTTGGACAACATCCTGCACTCGAAACTGTACCGTCCAGGCAGTGTAGCTTACGTATCCCGTTCCGGCGGTATGTCGAACGAGCTGAACAATATCATTTCGTTGACGACGAACGGCGTGTTCGAGGGTGTGGCCATTGGAGGAGATCGTTACCCTGGAACCACCTTCATGGACCATATTTTGCGATACCAGGCCGATCCTGACGCCAAGATGATCGTACTTCTTGGTGAAGTAGGTGGCGTTGAGGAATATGAAGTATGTGAAGCTCTCCAGGACGGAAGAATTACGAAGCCTTTGGTGGCATGGTGCATTGGAACTTGCGCTGGTATGTTCACGTCTGAGGTTCAATTCGGCCATGCCGGATCGTGTGCCAATTCTGATCGTGAAACCGCGACCGCCAAGAACAAGGCATTAGCTGCCGCCGGAGCTCACGTTCCAGATTCGTTCGACAACCTTGGTGATCTGGTAGGATCTGTGTATGCCGACTTGGTCAAGAGTGGAGTGATCGTTCCGGCGGAAGAAGTCCCACCGCCAACCGTACCCATGGATTACTCGTGGGCCCGCGAGTTGGGACTGATCCGTAAGCCGGCCTCCTTCATGACTTCGATCTGTGACGAGCGAGGACAAGAACTGCTGTACGCTGGCATGCCAATCAGCGATGTCCTGCAGAAGAATGTCGGTATTGGTGGCGTTGTCTCACTGTTGTGGTTCCAACGCTGCTTGCCACCGTACGTTTGCAAGTTCTTCGAAATGTGTCTGATGGTCACGGCTGACCATGGACCGGCCGTATCGGGAGCTCACAATACTATTGTGTGCGCTCGTGCCGGAAAGGATCTCGTCTCGTCGGTGGTCAGCGGATTGTTGACGATT GGTGATCGATTCGGTGGTGCTTTGGATGGTGCAGCCAAACAGTTCTCTGAAGCCTATGATTCCAACCTGCACCCTATGGAATTCGTGAACTCCATGAGAAAGAAG GGTCAACTGATCATGGGCATTGGACACCGTGTGAAGTCAATCAACAACCCGGACATCCGAGTCAAGATCATCAAAGAGTTCGTCATGGAGAACTTCCCAGCCAAGCCCTTGCTCGAGTATGCTCTGGAGGTGGAGAAAATCACAACCAGCAAGAAGCCGAACTTGATTCTAAACGTTGACGGTGTGATTGCTACCTGCTTCGTCGATATGCTGCGAAACTGCGGATCCTTCACCAG CGAGGAAGCTCAGGAGTACATTAACATCGGTGCTATCAACTCGCTGTTCGTGTTGGGTCGCAGCGTCGGTTTCATCGGTCACTACATGGATCAGAAGCGCCTGAAGCAGGGTCTGTACCGCCACCCATGGGACGACATCTCCTACGTGCTTCCGGAGCAGTACAACTAA